Proteins from one Malaya genurostris strain Urasoe2022 chromosome 2, Malgen_1.1, whole genome shotgun sequence genomic window:
- the LOC131433032 gene encoding titin-like isoform X2, translated as MEFLPTFSIFVWLRVPIRLSDIDNLLQDSIFESSNGARLVEYIKKKRTGGRMRLHNIFEQVAATARRPQFNFDNDTSDPHPLPNTPEDVIPCTQNEDAMEGPSSSPEAGPVSEGAANGGNEVPTAAIVTEEGAGCGSKSVPKSPAVSLARQVMINQYHRTNAAKCELLKQLASSTPKPDGNDALSRISTFTTSISPILERDSPPIVNPHELLQTVVPPEPVETVEIPISIEEEPDVADVHQILAPCSQAVPGHSTPAKVIVVRTLADAVQLTALEKQNRPPSPDVIVPETPSPPKDITESPKVIPHPPIQPRKLSTTFHILENGLSRPAEDIMTSDESEPIDASYQEGDSTPPNVSNNVSGLRSILKDADVSLRRRTSFRVSFSKQLVEQREISPAPSIPEAYYSHSDEESNESDFDEADFEVVDEVFSDESVEGEEDSESCQQQQDDMEEIRANLEKSFADVPERPGSPLINVVDEEPATWFGAVTPSCVHKDDKTNLQLVDIITDWDDEEDDEAEQDSGNLPEEIPETQPSQQHSNQTNRDALDISSSNLEVSADRLVDLPSPMPAVNDTLSEEAMPSTPIGPLPPPSQFTDSAKRRFIQENEENVINRLQSEMPSLQPEHSEESGDVANKTFEKVSETLVEIAQSFRGQAPPPPPVVVVDPPTTEPTDRKTIVPQKRGRKPMPASDPATTSYFENLELTYAKPASNAVAASKRKLYVEPKPKNGSSPISSAPSNNDINEVTSEIRNLKVVVQKLNVQQYMPMSVDVSPEQLNAHGGEEDDSMNEATEQETVETNEPIANGNIEQVPEVEESLVSEQSQDHDMTEQSVSMDVSQEQSTIENDVSQEESRADIDVSQEESTADNDVSEEHSMTDNDVSQEESNEYETADSTAGNIQSEEEQQSMEDTELPNDTSEDATIINNAETEQEIVNTAQPVEPEVVDVEDSPAEEEPKTGPTKKARSKPKQVPVEISEQPDVQDKVAIESDRLVEQESENLVALEDQPVEQVLEVTTASEQDINGEAKDTAADVGETIKGPIKKVRSKAKQMETENGEQLSQPPMSGAPSENDVDRIAKNKKGKKVQQKIAVEEKPVEQRTEEPMNVEQETIGESQHNPAVDEPKKKARPKAKQVAAEVVESTHEKNSQSSDTHEDNANRVSKHKVKQTHKKVTQENKPVEQMSEEPMNIEQGTAVESQNIPREDDPPKKTRTKAKPVAAEIAESTGEKNSQCSEDNANRVSKHKGNQTHKKTTPEDKPVEQIPEEPMNTEQGATVERMDIPAEDEPPKKTRSKAKPAVTDVAESTDEKSTREDNRALPTKIKQTHTKITQEDKPVEQMPEEPLNMQPETPVEDEPVKKIRSKVKQVESEVAKPTSEKIVQSSDTRENNANRVSKNKIKQIPRKISREDKPVEKTPDEPVNTEQGASVERMDIAAGEEPTKKTRSKPKQTVTEVAEPTADEKNAQSTREDRTSKNKIKQTHRKLTPEDKPVKQMPEEQTHIGLGTNAVTNDNVVVEGSKATSTINDPPKKSRSKAKQTIVESSVNQKNDVNLLSQNLNDLRMQPVVILEAKSIEQLLEESQCSQLETDDEVEEAQTETKETRFKSKPMEIESGKQADPTDSEPAVKHKNVKKAQPKLPQEDKPVEQLPEHRTDIEQRTVEDEPKKKTRTKVKQITPETAEPSGPKDNMGSQRSDSIEDKNKKVPIVPNQDKAVEGKAKIRLKAKQTAAVECNDPAGNDVNLVSRNKVDKEKAKPLGDKLSEETGGEPTKKSQPKVQQTETVNGEQLDSQRDPTGSEPSSDNDVNRVRKLKKGKKAQQKVTLEEKSVEQTSEEPMDGELRTDEERKKTRSKAKQTAVQSNDPAENDVNRESENQITKQTQQQISQPLEQKMGNDLVTDSEPNQIATQEKELVRVPEKKKRLRGKLVSTESDVEPVGQDNRKGKRLPPKPVEPNLSDTFTIELGTDADIPCTPAEEAIHVPKRSRSRQPSVHETIVVQQNAQNETDDATEHDQSQVESLLNGMELSIILEKLESPIRSTKNKMSKVTKTVDEPKSDTEPIPKVDGKLIKQRGRPAKKLAQPTATESAVPAQPDEQASEGHFENGSLHVSSAQSKSAGPVSVIYSRRHSINSESETDRESHSSDIHKLAARLEEKRAQAKHPKGREPNSKTSGERFPVVDRNEAVEVVVNVIPQTHFQDVMIGASVRNHRDTPESGESDFAGFDIEPAVPPTKPQRGRPRKNSVPAPKDPVPPASEILASVELMQKKRKLRSSTHEKIDPEEKPPDESSSLPSLEPLGGGLPSSVTSILGENPPLLIPVTPRLRLEEYQNRSGKSLRNKRKFMTVHLDSFKPKHVPRYLRDYDEDLDTTWRPTKVKKLKETPAEVRTHVDQGGDSGNGSEDEEPVRRSGRNRRLATQVLMTNPLVKSAFDEPNYRPLSIEEIVKAEVLAREIRQKEKHRWRKIRKAPVKRTKTIDREAASTSIESRKRIQVDPPEGSNEQTAAKKTCPDPTVDVVEPSTSTTHSTAESSSQPSSAPEIIAQEKQKAECWLMKLMAGTHAPNDRLPVDPIAGGVMHFTLDHLNFQERNGIQYSFFAYSERENCGFLRFSVGAVKKLTKTANFQLKFLILRGALQFTVNGKEMHTKGGDFLMLPENSKYSIKNSDEISLVFMIKVPTV; from the exons GCGAGTTGTTGAAGCAGCTCGCGTCCAGTACCCCGAAACCCGATGGGAACGATGCACTCAGTCGAATATCGACATTCACAACGTCAATCTCACCGATTTTGGAACGAGATTCGCCACCAATTGTAAACCCTCATGAGTTACTACAAACAGTTGTGCCACCCGAACCGGTAGAAACAGTGGAAATACCCATCTCAATAGAAGAGGAGCCCGATGTGGCTGACGTTCATCAGATACTGGCCCCATGCTCACAAGCTGTGCCAGGGCATAGCACCCCAGCGAAGGTAATCGTGGTACGAACACTGGCAGATGCTGTACAATTGACAGCGCTGGAAAAACAAAATCGCCCGCCGTCGCCAGATGTTATTGTTCCGGAGACACCGAGTCCACCGAAAGACATTACCGAATCTCCCAAAGTAATTCCGCATCCGCCAATCCAGCCACGAAAACTCAGCACTACTTTCCACATACTGGAAAATGGCCTCTCTCGACCGGCCGAAGACATCATGACCTCCGACGAAAGTGAACCGATCGACGCGAGTTATCAGGAAGGCGACTCGACGCCGCCTAATGTTAGCAATAATGTATCAGGTCTGAGAAGTATTCTCAAAGATGCCGATGTGTCACTGCGAAGACGAACCTCATTCCGGGTGTCTTTTTCCAAACAGCTAGTGGAACAACGCGAAATCTCTCCCGCTCCGTCTATACCGGAAGCCTACTATTCCCATTCCGACGAAGAATCCAATGAAAGCGACTTCGACGAGGCAGACTTCGAGGTCGTCGATGAGGTGTTCAGCGATGAAAGCGTCGAGGGTGAGGAGGATTCGGAAAGTTGCCAACAGCAGCAGGATGATATGGAGGAAATTCGTGCAAATCTGGAGAAAAGTTTTGCTGATGTTCCGGAGCGTCCCGGATCTCCTCTTATCAATGTGGTCGACGAAGAACCGGCAACTTGGTTCGGTGCTGTGACACCGTCCTGTGTGCACAAAGACGACAAAACCAATCTCCAGCTGGTCGATATTATCACCGACTGGGACGACGAGGAGGATGACGAGGCTGAACAGGATTCTGGCAATCTACCGGAGGAAATACCGGAAACACAACCATCACAGcaacattcaaatcaaacaaatcGTGATGCGCTGGATATCAGCTCAAGCAATTTGGAAGTATCTGCGGATCGTTTGGTTGACCTACCTTCACCAATGCCGGCAGTCAACGATACCTTGAGTGAAGAAGCTATGCCCTCCACACCGATTGGACCCTTACCTCCGCCGTCACAGTTTACCGATTCGGCAAAGCGTCGATTCATACAAGAAAACGAGGAAAATGTCATCAATCGACTTCAGAGTGAAATGCCTAGCTTGCAGCCGGAACACTCTGAGGAATCGGGCGACGTTGCGAACAAAACATTCGAGAAGGTATCGGAAACGCTAGTCGAAATAGCTCAATCATTTCGTGGTCAAGCTCCACCGCCACCTCCGGTTGTCGTGGTTGATCCCCCAACGACTGAACCGACCGATCGGAAAACTATTGTACCTCAGAAAAGAGGGCGGAAGCCGATGCCCGCCTCCGATCCTGCTACGACAtcgtattttgaaaatttagaacTAACGTACGCCAAACCAGCATCGAATGCAGTGGCGGCATCGAAACGTAAACTCTATGTCGAACCGAAGCCAAAGAATGGAAGCTCGCCGATAAGTAGTGCTCCGTctaacaatgacatcaatgAAGTTACCTCGGAGATACGAAATCTTAAAGTGGTCGTTCAGAAGTTAAATGTGCAGCAGTATATGCCAATGTCTGTGGATGTGAGCCCAGAACAACTTAATGCTCACGGAGGAGAGGAGGATGACAGCATGAATGAAGCAACGGAGCAGGAGACAGTTGAAACCAACGAACCTATAGCTAATGGAAATATCGAACAGGTTCCGGAAGTCGAAGAATCACTCGTTTCTGAGCAATCCCAAGACCATGACATGACAGAACAATCAGTTTCGATGGATGTGTCTCAAGAGCAGTCCACAATTGAAAACGATGTGTCCCAAGAGGAGTCCAGAGCTGATATCGATGTGTCCCAAGAGGAGTCCACAGCTGATAATGATGTGTCGGAAGAGCATTCCATGACTGATAACGATGTGTCGCAAGAGGAATCGAATGAATATGAAACAGCAGACAGTACTGCTGGTAACATTCAAAGTGAGGAAGAACAACAATCAATGGAAGACACTGAGCTACCGAACGATACATCTGAGGATGCTACGATCATAAACAATGCGGAAACGGAGCAAGAAATTGTAAACACAGCTCAACCAGTTGAGCCTGAAGTGGTGGATGTCGAAGATTCTCCTGCAGAAGAAGAACCGAAGACCGGTCCGACAAAGAAAGCTCGATCCAAACCCAAACAGGTGCCAGTGGAAATCAGTGAGCAACCGGATGTTCAAGATAAAGTGGCTATCGAATCCGATAGACTTGTAGAGCAGGAATCCGAGAATCTAGTAGCTCTTGAGGATCAGCCAGTTGAGCAAGTATTAGAAGTAACCACAGCTAGTGAGCAAGATATCAATGGGGAAGCGAAAGATACTGCTGCAGATGTGGGTGAAACGATTAAAGGTCCGATCAAGAAAGTTCGATCCAAGGCGAAACagatggaaaccgaaaacggcgaGCAACTAAGTCAACCACCGATGAGTGGTGCGCCTTCCGAGAACGATGTTGATCGTATCGCGAAAAATAAGAAGGGAAAGAAAGTTCAACAAAAGATAGCAGTTGAAGAAAAACCGGTTGAACAAAGGACAGAAGAACCAATGAATGTTGAACAAGAAACTATTGGAGAGAGCCAACATAATCCTGCGGTAGATGAACCGAAGAAGAAGGCTCGACCAAAAGCAAAACAAGTGGCGGCAGAAGTTGTTGAATCGACGCATGAAAAGAATTCCCAGAGCAGTGATACTCATGAAGACAATGCAAACCGTGTTTCGAAACATAAGGTTAAGCAAACACACAAGAAAGTAACACAAGAGAACAAACCAGTTGAGCAAATGTCGGAAGAACCAATGAATATCGAACAGGGAACTGCTGTAGAGAGCCAGAATATTCCAAGGGAGGATGACCCACCGAAGAAGACTCGTACGAAAGCGAAACCAGTGGCGGCCGAAATTGCTGAATCCACGGGCGAAAAGAATTCCCAGTGCAGCGAAGACAATGCTAACCGTGTTTCGAAACATAAGGGTAATCAAACACATAAGAAAACAACACCAGAAGACAAACCAGTTGAGCAAATACCAGAAGAACCAATGAATACGGAACAGGGAGCTACTGTGGAGAGGATGGATATTCCAGCGGAAGATGAGCCACCGAAGAAGACTCGATCAAAAGCCAAACCAGCAGTGACAGATGTTGCGGAATCCACGGACGAAAAGAGTACTCGTGAAGATAATCGGGCTTTGCCAACTAAGATTAAGCAAACACACACAAAAATTACACAAGAAGACAAACCAGTTGAACAAATGCCAGAAGAACCACTAAATATGCAACCGGAAACTCCTGTGGAAGATGAGCCGGTGAAGAAGATTCGATCGAAAGTTAAACAAGTTGAGTCAGAGGTTGCCAAACCTACGAGTGAGAAGATTGTACAGAGCAGCGATACTCGTGAAAACAATGCAAACCGTgtttcgaaaaataaaattaagcaaataccgagaaaaatatctcGAGAAGACAAACCAGTTGAGAAAACTCCTGATGAACCAGTGAATACGGAACAGGGAGCTTCTGTGGAGAGGATGGATATCGCTGCGGGAGAAGAGCCGACCAAGAAGACTCGATCAAAGCCCAAACAAACAGTGACAGAGGTTGCTGAGCCCACGGCGGATGAGAAGAATGCCCAGAGTACTCGCGAAGACCGTACttcgaaaaataaaattaagcAAACACATAGAAAATTAACACCAGAAGACAAACCAGTTAAGCAAATGCCAGAAGAACAAACGCACATCGGCTTAGGAACGAACGCGGTGACGAACGATAATGTTGTGGTGGAAGGAAGTAAAGCAACTAGTACGATCAACGATCCACCGAAAAAGAGTCGATCCAAAGCCAAGCAAACGATAGTCGAAAGTAGTGTAAATCAGAAGAACGATGTCAACCTACTGTCCCAGAACCTAAATGATTTGCGAATGCAACCAGTAGTAATACTTGAGGCTAAATCAATTGAACAATTGTTAGAAGAATCGCAGTGCTCTCAGCTGGAAACCGACGATGAAGTGGAAGAAGCTCAAACTGAAACGAAGGAGACTCGATTCAAGTCGAAACCTATGGAGATCGAAAGTGGAAAGCAAGCGGATCCTACTGATAGTGAGCCGGCAGTGAAACATAAAAATGTTAAGAAAGCTCAGCCAAAATTACCACAAGAGGATAAACCCGTTGAGCAACTGCCAGAACATCGAACGGATATCGAACAGAGAACTGTTGAAGACGAGCCAAAGAAAAAGACTCGTACAAAAGTCAAACAGATAACGCCGGAAACTGCGGAACCCTCGGGTCCAAAGGATAACATGGGTTCTCAACGTAGCGATAGTATTGAGGACAAAAATAAAAAGGTTCCAATTGTTCCGAATCAAGATAAGGCTGTAGAAGGAAAAGCAAAGATTCGATTGAAAGCCAAACAAACGGCGGCAGTCGAATGCAATGATCCAGCTGGGAACGATGTAAATCTGGTGTCACGGAACAAAGTGGATAAGGAAAAGGCAAAACCGCTTGGGGATAAGCTATCAGAAGAAACAGGAGGAGAACCGACTAAAAAATCTCAACCCAAGGTTCAACAAACAGAAACCGTAAATGGAGAGCAGTTGGATAGCCAACGGGATCCTACAGGAAGCGAACCATCGTCCGACAACGATGTTAATCGTGTAAGGAAATTGAAGAAGGGCAAGAAAGCGCAACAAAAAGTAACACTTGAAGAAAAATCAGTTGAGCAAACGTCCGAAGAACCGATGGACGGTGAGCTAAGAACTGATGAGGAAAGGAAGAAGACTCGATCCAAAGCCAAACAGACGGCAGTACAAAGCAATGATCCGGCAGAAAACGATGTGAATCGAGAGtcggaaaatcaaattactaagCAAACGCAACAACAAATCTCACAACCACTTGAACAAAAAATGGGCAACGATTTGGTGACGGATTCGGAACCGAATCAGATCGCTACGCAGGAAAAAGAGCTAGTACGCGTACCGGAGAAGAAGAAACGATTAAGAGGTAAGCTGGTATCAACCGAAAGTGATGTTGAACCGGTCGGACAGGATAACAGAAAAGGCAAGCGATTACCACCAAAACCAGTTGAACCAAATCTAAGCGATACATTTACGATCGAGCTAGGAACAGATGCAGATATACCTTGCACTCCCGCCGAGGAAGCAATTCACGTTCCCAAGAGGTCTCGATCACGGCAACCAAGCGTACACGAGACCATCGTGGTTCAGCAGAACGCACAAAATGAAACGGATGATGCTACGGAACACGATCAAAGTCAAGTGGAAAGCTTGCTTAACGGAATGGAACTTTCGATTATACTGGAAAAATTGGAATCACCGATCCGaagtacaaaaaataaaatgtctAAAGTAACCAAAACAGTGGACGAGCCAAAGTCGGATACAGAACCCATTCCAAAAGTGGACGGTAAATTGATCAAACAACGAGGAAGACCTGCTAAAAAGCTAGCACAACCAACGGCGACTGAGAGTGCTGTTCCTGCACAACCGGACGAGCAGGCCTCCGAAGGGCATTTCGAAAATGGATCATTGCACGTGAGTAGTGCTCAATCAAAGTCCGCTGGGCCGGTATCGGTGATTTACTCAAGGCGACATTCGATCAATTCGGAATCGGAAACAGATCGCGAATCGCATAGTTCAGATATACACAAGTTGGCCGCCCGATTGGAAGAGAAGCGGGCCCAAGCGAAGCATCCGAAGGGCCGTGAACCAAACAGCAAAACATCCGGTGAACGGTTTCCTGTTGTGGATCGGAATGAAGCTGTCGAGGTCGTGGTAAACGTCATACCACAGACTCACTTCCAAGATGTGATGATTGGTGCAAGTGTCCGG AATCATCGCGATACACCGGAAAGCGGAGAATCGGACTTTGCCGGTTTCGATATCGAACCAGCCGTTCCACCTACGAAACCCCAGCGAGGGAGACCGAGAAAGAACTCCGTTCCAGCGCCCAAGGACCCCGTTCCGCCAGCGAGTGAGATTCTGGCCAGTGTTGAACTGATGCAGAAGAAACGAAAGTTACGAAGCTCTACCCATGAAAAGATTGACCCCGAAGAAAAACCTCCCGATGAGAGCTCCTCACTGCCTTCGCTGGAACCACTCGGCGGTGGCCTACCTAGCAGCGTGACCAGTATTCTGGGCGAAAATCCACCTCTACTCATTCCCGTAACTCCACGACTAAGATTAGAAGAATATCAGAACCGAAGCGGCAAATCGCTACGCAATAAGAGAAAGTTCATGACCGTACATCTTGATTCTTTTAAACCAAAACACGTTCCGCGTTATTTGCGCGATTATGATGAAGATCTAGACACAACGTGGCGACCTACTAAAGTTAAGAAACTAAAGGAAACACCGGCTGAAGTTCGAACTCATGTGGATCAAGGCGGAGACAGTGGCAACGGCAGTGAAGATGAAGAACCTGTGCGCCGCAGTGGCAGGAATCGACGTCTCGCGACACAGGTTCTCATGACCAATCCGCTGGTTAAGTCGGCTTTCGACGAACCTAACTATCGGCCactatcgattgaagagattgtCAAAGCTGAAGTTTTGGCACGGGAAATTAGACAGAAGGAAAAACACCGATGGAGAAAGATTCGCAAGGCGCCGGTGAAAAGAACTAAGACCATCGATCGTGAAGCAGCATCAACGTCCATAGAAAGCCGGAAAAGAATACAGGTTGATCCACCAGAGGGATCGAATGAGCAGACGGCTGCAAAGAAAACTTGTCCTGATCCCACCGTGGACGTGGTGGAGCCGTCTACTTCTACGACT CATTCTACTGCAGAAAGTAGCAGTCAACCTTCCAGTGCACCGGAAATCATTGCCCAGGAGAAACAGAAGGCAGAATGTTGGTTAATGAAACTGATGGCGGGAACTCATGCGCCCAACGATCGACTTCCGGTCGATCCGATAGCGGGTGGCGTTATGCATTTCACGCTAGACCATCTCAACTTCCAGGAACGCAATGGAATTCAGTATTCATTCTTCGCTTACTCCGAACGCGAAAACTGTGGTTTTCTACGGTTCTCGGTGGGCGCGGTCAAAAAGTTGACCAAAACAGCGAACTTTCAGCTT AAATTCCTGATTCTCAGAGGAGCACTGCAGTTTACAGTAAACGGCAAAGAGATGCATACGAAAGGGGGTGATTTTCTTATGCTCCCAGAAA ATTCGAAATATAGTATAAAAAATAGTGATGAGATTTCTCTCGTATTTATGATCAAGGTTCCGACGGTGTAA